In Haloarcula limicola, the genomic stretch TTCGTGAGCGCCGTCGGGGCGCTCGAAGGTCGCCGTCAGGCCCATGCGGGCGGGCGCGGCAAGCAGTCTGGCGATGTCGCGGTAGCCCTCGCCGCCGAGGTGGTGGACCTCGTCGAAGACGACCAGCCCGAATCGGTCGCCCAGTTCGTCCGCCCGGAGGTACGCCGAGTCGTAGGTGGCGACGGTGACGGCCTCGACTCGCTGCTCGCCGCCCCCGAGCCGCCCGATGGGGCGGTCGAACTCCCGTTCGAGTTCGCGCTGCCACTGCTCTAGGAGGTCGATGGTCGGCACGACGACGAGCGCGGCGGTTCCGAGCGCGACCATCGCGGCGATGCCGATGACCGTCTTGCCGCTCCCGGTCGGCAGTTCGAGACAGCCGCGGTCGCCGGCCTCGCGCCACGCCGAAAGCGCGGATTCCTGATACCCACGAAGGTCGTACGTCGTCGAGAGGTTGAGCGAGGGGGCGTCGAGGACTCGGTCCGTGTACGCGATATTGCGTCCTTCGAGGGCATCGAGCAGCGCGGCGTATCTGTGAGCGGGCGCTCGTCCGCTTTCCGAGCGGTCGTCCCGCTCGACGCCGGGGAGGTCCGCCTTCGAGTCTCCCGCGACGCGGATAGTCCCGTCTTCGAACGTCAACTCCAGCACGTTCTGCGGTTGGCCGCAGTCGCGGATAACGCTTTCCCGCGGCGGGACGCCGGATCAGCGCTCCGCCGACTTAGGGGTCGTTAACCGCGCTAAGACCGACGATTTATCCACTCCTCTTATAGTAGATGGAGTTTTACCCCCTGCTGGGTTTCGGGAGCGGCCTGCAGACTCGACCCGGAACCCGCGTGGCTGACAAATCCATGACAGCTACACTCCGAGCGGTCGTCGGTCTCGTCGCGGTACTCGTCCTGGCGACGACGGTGTCGCCGGCGGTAGCGGCGGGACCGGCGGTCAGGTCACCCGACGATGCTGAGTTGCATCAAGCAGTCAGTACCGGCGGGATGCCCGGCCTCGGAACGGGAGACGATCGCCTGGAGGCATCCACTCTGCTGCAACTCCAGGACGGACTGTTCAGCGTGAGCCTCCCCGTCACGGACGTCGTTCCGGTGGTTCCGGCCGTCGCCGGCTACTCCCGATTCGGTGACGGCGACCCGCTGGAACACGAGACGCGCCAGCGGCTCTTCGACGCCGTCACCGGCGACCCCGGCGTCTACGTCACCGAACTCGCTCGCGAGACGGACACCCACGTCTCGACGACCCGCTATCACGTCCGCGTCCTCGTCGACGAGGGGCTGATCCAGCGGACGAACGAGAACGGGCGGAGCTATCTGTTCCCGGCACACGCCGAGAACAGCGTCTCGCCGGCGACGGTAGAGGACGGGACGCGGCGTGCCCTCCTCAGCGCGCTGGACCGACACGGACCTGCGACGGGAGGCGAACTCGCCGAGCGGGTGAGCCTCACGAAGAGCACTGTCTCCTACCATCTACAACGACTCCGAGAAGACGGACTGATCGACCGGCAACGCGACGGTCGATCGACTATCAACGCGCTCGCGGACGGTATCGACGGGGCGTTCGTCCCGACCGCCGACGATGACTGATAGTTCGACCGGTCCGTCAGAACGGATTTTTTTGTCTGCGTCGTCGCTCGGCACAGATGAGCAGTAGCGCCTCGTCGAAGCAGTCGAGACAGTTGCCGCCGACACCGCATCGAGACGACGCCGATTCGACGCCACGGCGCGACCGACCGCCACAGCGGTCCGCTCCGCGCCGAGCGACCGCCGAGCGATGACCGAGCGAGCGTCCGAGCCGACCGATATCTCGCTCATGTACGTCCCGGCCGCCGGCTGTCACTACGCGACGGTCGAGCGTCCCGGGTCGATGAGCGACGTCGTCACACTCTGTGTGGCGCATCTCGACGGTATCTCGTGTGCCGAACTCCCGCCGCTGAGCGACGTCCTCGACCCGTCGGCGCTCGATGCCCTGTTCGCGGACGAGAGCGCCTGTCCGTCCTGCGTGCTCACGTTCGAGTACTGCGGATACGCTGTCACCGTCGACAGCGCGGTCCAGTGTCGGTTCTCACGGATCGGAGCCGGCGACTGATCGACTCTTCCCCTTCGAGTACGCCCGTGAAGGCCGTCGAGCGACGCTGCAACCCACCTCTAGAATATGGCCGATATACCGGCTAAAAGTCCGGATATCCGTATGTTATGGCGTCCGTAATAATGCACCCGCGGCTCGACTTCCGAGCGCATGCTACAGAACGCCATCATGACACCGCTGCAGTCGGGCGGGTTCCTCGAGTTCGCACTCCTCTTTCTGGTCTTAGCCATCGTCGCAGGCGTGGCCGGGTTCCGAGGCATCGCCGGCCTCAGCATGAGAATCGCGAAGATACTGGTACTGGTCTTCCTCGTACTCATGGTCGTCAGCCTCTTGCTGTAGGAATCGGCGGACGACGGCTCGCGGGCGAGCGGCGACGTTTCTGAATCCTTTTATTCGTGTGACGGTACGCTTCGAGTATGACTGACCAAGACGCCGCCGAGGAGCAATCGACCGAGACGGCGGGCGATACGGAGGACGTCGAGAGCGCGCCCGACGACGTCGACGCGGCCGACGTCGACCTCGACGACGTCGCCGACGGCGAGACGGCAGACCAGGAACTCGTCGAGCGGGTCGCCGACTCGGA encodes the following:
- a CDS encoding winged helix-turn-helix transcriptional regulator — translated: MTATLRAVVGLVAVLVLATTVSPAVAAGPAVRSPDDAELHQAVSTGGMPGLGTGDDRLEASTLLQLQDGLFSVSLPVTDVVPVVPAVAGYSRFGDGDPLEHETRQRLFDAVTGDPGVYVTELARETDTHVSTTRYHVRVLVDEGLIQRTNENGRSYLFPAHAENSVSPATVEDGTRRALLSALDRHGPATGGELAERVSLTKSTVSYHLQRLREDGLIDRQRDGRSTINALADGIDGAFVPTADDD
- a CDS encoding HalOD1 output domain-containing protein — translated: MTERASEPTDISLMYVPAAGCHYATVERPGSMSDVVTLCVAHLDGISCAELPPLSDVLDPSALDALFADESACPSCVLTFEYCGYAVTVDSAVQCRFSRIGAGD
- a CDS encoding DUF1328 family protein — encoded protein: MLQNAIMTPLQSGGFLEFALLFLVLAIVAGVAGFRGIAGLSMRIAKILVLVFLVLMVVSLLL